Part of the Kineococcus aurantiacus genome, TGCCGGTTGCGGCTGGTCGCCGGGGAGGCCGACCACCGCGACCTCGTCCTGACCGCCGACGAGCGGGCCGGGTACGTCATGCCGTGCGTGTCCCGCGCGCTGGGCGACGAGGTCACCGTCGCCCCCCTGTGAGGTCCGTCCGGCGGCCCGGGTCCGGGCGGCCGCGCCCGGCCGGGGTGGACGCCCTCGCGCCGGTCCTCCCGCACGCCCGGCGGGTCGTGGGGGAGGGCCGGCGGCAGGTCGCGGTGGCGCTGCGGGCGTCCTACTCCGGCTGACCGGCGAGCATGCGGGCCAGGAACGTCCGGGTGCGTTCCTCGCGCGGGGCGCCGATGACGTCGGCGGGTGCCCCGCGCTCGACGACGACCCCGCCGTCCATGAAGACGACCTCGTCGGCCACGTCCCGCGCGAAGGCCACCTCGTGCGTGACGACGACCATCGTCGTCCCGTCGGCGGCGAGCTCGCGCATGACGGCGAGCACCTCACCCACGAGCTCGGGGTCCAGCGCGGAGGTCGGCTCGTCGAACAGCATGAGCTTGGGCTGCATGGCCAGCGCCCGCGCGATCGCGACGCGCTGCTGCTGCCCGCCGGACAGCTGCGCCGGGTAGTTCTGCGCGCGGTCGGCGAGCCCGACCCGTTCCAGCAGCTCCAGGGCGCGCCGTCGCGCCTCCGCCTTGGGGACCCCACGCACCCGCACGGGGGCCTCCACGACGTTCTCCAGCGCGCTCATGTGCGGGAAGAGGTTAAACCGCTGGAACACCATGCCGATGTCCCGCCGCTGCCGCGCGATCTCCTTGTCGGTCAGCCGGTGCAGCCGGCCCCCGCGCTCGGCCAGGCCCACCAGTTCCCCGTCGACCCACAGGCGGCCGGCGTCGATGCGCTCCAGGGAGTTGATGCACCGCAGGAACGTCGTCTTGCCCGAACCCGACGGGCCGAGCAGGCACACGACCTGCCCGGCGTGGACGTCGAGGTCGATGCCCTTGAGGACCTCGACGTGGCCGAAGTTCTTGTGGACGTTGAGCGCCTTGACCAGCGGCTCGCTCACTTCGCACCCCCCGGGCCCATCGAGACCCCGGCCGCGGCCGGGCGCTGCGGCGCGGTCCCCCCGTAGCCGCGGCTGAACCGCTTCTCGAGGAAGTACTGGCCGACCATGAGGATCGACGTCGCGATGAGGTAGTACAGGACCGCGGCCATGTTCCCCGCCATCACCTCGAACGTCCGGTTCTTGATCTGGCTGACCCGGAAGAACAGCTCGGTGGACACGGGGATCGCGGCCAGCAGCGAGGTGTCCTTGAGCATGGCGATCACCTCGTTGCCGGTGGGCGGGACGATGACCCGCATCGCCTGCGGCAGCACGATCCGGCGCATCGCCAGCCGCTTCGACATGCCGAGGGCCTCGGCGGCCTCGTGCTGCCCGCGGTCGACGCTGAGCAGCCCGGCGCGGGCGATCTCGGCCATGTACGCCGCCTCGGACACCCCCAGCCCGACGATGCCGCCGAAGACCCCGCCGAACAGGGCGAACAGCGTGGTCTGGGACACCGTGAGCAGCCGCAGGTCCGGGGTCCCGAACCACTGCGCGAGCAGGAAGTCGAACGGCACGCCGATCGACAGGCCCGTGGCGAACAGCGCGCCCAGACCGCCGGTGACCGACAGCAGGACGTAGCGGGGGACGGCGCGGAAGAACCACGTGAACGTCCACGCGAACCAGGCGAGCGCCTTGTTGTCGGACAGCCGCAGGACGGCCAGCAGCACGCCGCCGACGATCCCGATGACCATGGCGCACACCGTGGTGAACAGGGTGCCGACGAGGAAACCGCGGATGACGATCGTCTGGTTCATCACCTCGAGGGTGAACGGCCAGTCGAAGTTCTCGTTGGTCACCAGCAGGTGGGCGAGCATGAGGGTGAGCACCGCGATGACGGCGAGCGCCACCCACCGCCAGGGGTGGCGCACCTCGACGGCGTCGATGCGGCCGGGACGGTCCCCGTCCCGGCCCGGGGCCGGCGTGCTCACGACGCGGGGTTGACCGGGAACTCGGTCACGGCGCCGCTCTGACCGCCCCAGGGCGCCAGGGCGGCCTCGTAGGAGCCGTCCTGCGCCATCGCCTGCAGCGCCTTGGAGATGGCGTCCGCGGCGCCGGTCTCGGCCTTGGGGACGACGATGCCGTAGGGGGCGGAGTCGTAGACGTCCCCAGCCAGCTCCAGCTTGTCGCCGGTCTGCTCGACGGCGTACGCGGCGATGGGGGAGTCGGCCAG contains:
- a CDS encoding amino acid ABC transporter ATP-binding protein, translated to MSEPLVKALNVHKNFGHVEVLKGIDLDVHAGQVVCLLGPSGSGKTTFLRCINSLERIDAGRLWVDGELVGLAERGGRLHRLTDKEIARQRRDIGMVFQRFNLFPHMSALENVVEAPVRVRGVPKAEARRRALELLERVGLADRAQNYPAQLSGGQQQRVAIARALAMQPKLMLFDEPTSALDPELVGEVLAVMRELAADGTTMVVVTHEVAFARDVADEVVFMDGGVVVERGAPADVIGAPREERTRTFLARMLAGQPE
- a CDS encoding amino acid ABC transporter permease produces the protein MSTPAPGRDGDRPGRIDAVEVRHPWRWVALAVIAVLTLMLAHLLVTNENFDWPFTLEVMNQTIVIRGFLVGTLFTTVCAMVIGIVGGVLLAVLRLSDNKALAWFAWTFTWFFRAVPRYVLLSVTGGLGALFATGLSIGVPFDFLLAQWFGTPDLRLLTVSQTTLFALFGGVFGGIVGLGVSEAAYMAEIARAGLLSVDRGQHEAAEALGMSKRLAMRRIVLPQAMRVIVPPTGNEVIAMLKDTSLLAAIPVSTELFFRVSQIKNRTFEVMAGNMAAVLYYLIATSILMVGQYFLEKRFSRGYGGTAPQRPAAAGVSMGPGGAK